A region of the Planctomycetia bacterium genome:
AACCGGGTGCAATTGTACTTCCTGATGAACGCCAAGAGCGGCCTTTGTCCGGAGGATTGCAGCTATTGCTCGCAATCGAAGGTCTCTGAGGCGGAGATTCCCCGCTACAACATTTTGCAGCGCGACAAGCTCCTGGACGGCGCCCGGCTGGCCGCCGAGCAGGGTTCGAAAACCTACTGCATCGTGATCAGCGCCCGTGGCCCGAACGAGCGCGAGATGCATGCCGTGACGTCGATCGTCCCGGAGATCAAGGCCAAGTACGACCTCAATATCTGCGCCTGCCTCGGCTTGCTGACGCCGGAACAAGCCGCTCAGCTCAAGGCCTGCGGCGTCGACAAGGTGAATCACAACCTGAACACCAGCGAAGCCCACTACGCCGAGATCTGCACGACACATACGTTTCAAGACCGTATCGACACCCTGCAAGCCGTGCGCAACGCCGGGATGGAATTGTGCTCCGGCGGCATCATCGGCATGGGCGAAGCGGACGAAGACGTCGTGCGGATGGCCTTCTCCCTGCGCGATCTGAACGTCGAATCGATTCCGGTCAACTTCCTGAACCCAATCGACGGCACGCCGCTCGCCGGCAAGAGCGACTTGAATCCGCGCTACTGCCTGAAAGTCTTGGCAATGTTCCGCTTCGCCAATCCGACGAGCGAGATTCGCATCGCCGGCGGGCGCGAGCTGCACCTGCGTTCGCTCCAGCCGCTGGGGCTGTACGCCGCGAACTCTATCTTCGTCGGCGACTACCTGACCACGCGCGGCCAGGCGCCGGATCAGGACTACCGCATGATCGAAGACCTGGGCTTCGTCGTGACCCGCGTCAATGACGCCCCCTGGTCGCCGCCCGTGGCGGAACACGCCGCCACCTGCGGCACAAGTTGCGAATCAAGCTGCGGCGGATAAGCACGCGACAAGTTAGTTCGTCGACGACTTTCGCTGTACGAACTTGACCACTTCCACGATGGCAATCGGCCCCAGCGCCGCCGCGGCGACTAACGCCCAATCTGCAACATTCATGGGCGTCGTTTTGAGCACCGTCCTCAAGAACGGCACGTAGATCGCGCAAAGTTGCAGCGCCACGCAACAAACCACCGCCGCCCAGAGCCAGGGGTTGGTGAACATGCGATGGAAAGCGGAACGCCGTTGCGATCTCGCGTTGAAGGCATGAAACACCTGCCCGAGCGCCAGGGTCATGAACGACAGCGTCGTCGCGTGCTGTGCACCGTCGCCGTCGGCGCCATACCAACGGCGTCCCAAGTAGAACACGGTCAGCGCCGCCGCCGATAGCAACGCCCCTTGCCAGGCGATCAGCCCCAGGAACCGCGGCGTGAGCAGCGATTCGTGAGCGTCACGCGGCGGATGCTTCATCATCCCCGGCGCCGAAGGCTCCAGCGCCAATGCCAGGGCGGGAAACACGTCGGTGATCAAGTTCAGCCAGAGAATTTGCAATGCCGCCAACGGAGAAGGCCAGCCGGCGATCAGTGCGATGAAAACGGTGAGAATCTCGGACAGGTTGCACGAGAACAGGTAGTGAATAAACCGCAGGATGTTCGCATAGATGATCCGCCCCTGCTCGACGGCGTCGACAATCGTGGAGAAATCGTCGTCCGTGATGATCATCGCCGCCGTTTCCTTGGCGACTTCGGTTCCTTTGATCCCCATGGCGATGCCGATGTCGGCCTTCTTGAGCGCCGGCGCGTCATTCACGCCGTCGCCCGTCATCGCCACGACGTGCCCTTGCCGTTGTAACGACTCGACGATTCGCAACTTATGTTCGGGCGATACCCGGGCGAATACCGCGGCGTTGGCCGTGATCCGGTCCCAGCCGGCTGCATCCAGATTCGTCAGCTCTCGCGCGTGTACGATCTGCAATTTGCCGCCGCGAGGATCGAGATCGATCCCGAGTTGCTTGGCGATTTCCTTGGCCGTGGCCTCCTGATCTCCCGTGATCATCACCGCGCGAATGCCGGCGGCGCGGCACGTCGCAATGGCCGCTTTCGCCTCGTCGCGCAAGGGGTCGATCATCCCCACCAGTCCGACAAACGTCAGTTCCCGATGCAAGTCTTCGTCGCGATGCCCCGCCGGCAACTCGCGGTACGCCAGACCCAACACGCGCAGCGCGTCCTTCGCCAAGGATTCGTTCACTTCCAGCCATTTTCGCCTTGACGTCTCATCCAGCGTCGCGCCGGAAACCTGCGCGACGCTCGCCGTCAACAATGCGCCCGGCGAGCCTTTGACGAATGCCACGGTCTTTCCATCGGGCGTCCGATGCACGGTCACCATCCGCTTGGCATCGCTGTCGAAGGGAACCTCGTTGACGCGCGGGAATTGCCTTTGCAGCTCAACGGCATTGAGTCCGGCTTTTTCCGCCGCGACGACTAGTGCCGCTTCGGTCGGATCGCCCAGCACGACGGCCTCGCCGTCGTCGCGATCAACCTTCGCGTCATTGCAAAGCAAGCCGATGCGCAACGCGAGCATCAGGCGCTCGTCGTCGCGCGGCACAAACGACTTGCCGTCGCGCTGAAACGCTCCGTCAACGTCGTACCCGCTGCCGGTGAGCTCAATGCGATCGTCGGGCAATACAATCGCGCGGACCGTCATTTCGTTTTTGGTCAGCGTGCCGGTCTTGTCGGTGCAGATGATGCTGGTCGAGCCTAAGGTTTCGACGGCCGGCAATCGCCTCACCAGCGCTCCGAGCTTGGCCATCCGCTGCATGCCGAGGGCCAGCGTCATCGTCGCGACAGCCGGCAATCCTTCCGGCACGGCGGCAATGGCCAGCGAAATGCCGAGTGTCAACATGTGCCAGAAATCGCTCACGCCCCGGTACCAACCGGCCAGCACAATCACGCC
Encoded here:
- the bioB gene encoding biotin synthase BioB, translating into MLSLLPAQRSEWNRLADQVLEGHRLTFEEALSILRAPDEELLSILAAAYQIRQRHFGNRVQLYFLMNAKSGLCPEDCSYCSQSKVSEAEIPRYNILQRDKLLDGARLAAEQGSKTYCIVISARGPNEREMHAVTSIVPEIKAKYDLNICACLGLLTPEQAAQLKACGVDKVNHNLNTSEAHYAEICTTHTFQDRIDTLQAVRNAGMELCSGGIIGMGEADEDVVRMAFSLRDLNVESIPVNFLNPIDGTPLAGKSDLNPRYCLKVLAMFRFANPTSEIRIAGGRELHLRSLQPLGLYAANSIFVGDYLTTRGQAPDQDYRMIEDLGFVVTRVNDAPWSPPVAEHAATCGTSCESSCGG
- a CDS encoding cation-transporting P-type ATPase, translating into MSSKTPQLLDQVWHSLDVSDVARTLQTHAARGLHRDEAARRLAQYGPNALAQSKGRSALAILLAQFRSLMVLLLGAATLIAFAMGENIEGLAVLVVIVLNAAIGFFTEWKAELTLSALLRQIVPLAHVIRDGAEHQIAATDLVPGDLIVLLAGARVPADGRVIESARLQIEEAALTGESVSSSKKVDVIADPHAPLGDRFNMAFMGTTISDGRGKLLVTATGAQTEVGKIGKLIDEAGSRETPLEIKLAKLGRLLIVIVLALCGVIVLAGWYRGVSDFWHMLTLGISLAIAAVPEGLPAVATMTLALGMQRMAKLGALVRRLPAVETLGSTSIICTDKTGTLTKNEMTVRAIVLPDDRIELTGSGYDVDGAFQRDGKSFVPRDDERLMLALRIGLLCNDAKVDRDDGEAVVLGDPTEAALVVAAEKAGLNAVELQRQFPRVNEVPFDSDAKRMVTVHRTPDGKTVAFVKGSPGALLTASVAQVSGATLDETSRRKWLEVNESLAKDALRVLGLAYRELPAGHRDEDLHRELTFVGLVGMIDPLRDEAKAAIATCRAAGIRAVMITGDQEATAKEIAKQLGIDLDPRGGKLQIVHARELTNLDAAGWDRITANAAVFARVSPEHKLRIVESLQRQGHVVAMTGDGVNDAPALKKADIGIAMGIKGTEVAKETAAMIITDDDFSTIVDAVEQGRIIYANILRFIHYLFSCNLSEILTVFIALIAGWPSPLAALQILWLNLITDVFPALALALEPSAPGMMKHPPRDAHESLLTPRFLGLIAWQGALLSAAALTVFYLGRRWYGADGDGAQHATTLSFMTLALGQVFHAFNARSQRRSAFHRMFTNPWLWAAVVCCVALQLCAIYVPFLRTVLKTTPMNVADWALVAAAALGPIAIVEVVKFVQRKSSTN